Part of the Streptomyces sp. NBC_01353 genome, GCGGTTCCGGCGAGATGGTGCAGCGTGCCGTCCGCGAGAAGAACAACACGCAGGCCGATGTCATCGTGACCCTGCCGCCCTTCATCCAGCAGGCCGACTCCAAGGGGCTGCTCCAGGCGTACACCCCGAAGGGCGCCGAGCAGGTCGACGGCGGGAACAAGGCGGCCGACGGCAAGTGGACCTCCGTCGTCAACAACTACTTCGGTTTCATCCACAACAAGCAGCAGCTGAAGGAGGCTCCCAAGACCTGGGAGGAGCTCCTCGACGCCAAGTACAAGAACAAGCTGCAGTACTCCACCCCCGGTGTCGCCGGTGACGGCACGGCCGTGGTCATCAAGGCGATGCACGACTTCGGCGGCCAGGAGCCGGCGATGGAGTACCTGAAGAAGCTCCAGACCAACAACGTCGGCCCGTCCTCCTCGACCTCCAAGCTGGCGCCGAAGGTCGACAAGGGCGAGATCCTCGTCGCCAACGGCGATGTCCAGATGAACTTCGCCCAGTCGAAGTCCATGCCGAACCTCGGCATCTGGTTCCCGGCCAAGGACGGTGGTAAGCCCACCAGCTTCGCCCTGCCGTACGCCGCGGGTCTGGTGAACAAGGCCCCGCACAGCGAGAACGGCAAGAAGCTGCTCGACTTCATGCTGAGCGAGCAGGCCCAGCGCGAGGTCAGCGCGATCGGCGGCGGCTTCCCGGCCCGCAAGGACGTCAAGGCCACCGACGCCAACGCCATCGAGCTCGCGAAGCTGATGGAGGGCGTCGAGATCTTCGAGCCGAACTGGGCCGACATCGACAAGAACCTGACCGACTACGTCGACGCCTGGAAGACGGCCACCGGAAGCTAACCGCGGGCTTCCAAGAGTTCACCGCACGGCCCCTGGAATCCCTCCGCATGTAGCGGAAAGATAACGGGTACGGACCAACGCCCCCGAGGAATCGGGGGCGTTGGCGTGTCCTCGCCCCCTCCTCGCCCCCTTCCACGGAGGATCCAGATGCCGATCACCGGCATATCCACGGCCCTGCCCACCGGAGTCTCCCGCCGCACCGTGCTCGCCGCCGCGGGCGCCGCGGCGGCCGTCGCCGCCTCGGGCGTCGTCACCCCGCCCGCCGCCCACGCCGCCGCCCCCACGCTCCCGAACGGCACCAGCAAGGACAAGGTGCTCGTCGTCGGCATGGACGGCCTGCGGTACGACAGGATCGACGCGGCCAAGGCCCCGACCCTCAAGTCGCTGATGGCGAACGGCACGTACGGCCTGTCGCTGCTCTACGCCAACCCGATGGCCGCCACCTCCTCCGGCCCGGGCTGGTCGACCATCTCCACCGGTGTCTGGCCCGACAAGCACGGCGTGAAGGACAACACCTTCGCCGGCAAGAACTACGCCAAGTACCCCGGATTCCTGGCCCGGTTGAACCAGGTCCGCCCCGAACTCTCGCTCTTCGCGGCCGTCGACTGGCCCGAGCTCGACACGCACGGCACAGTCACTCCCGGCGCCGACGCCAAGCTCGTCCACAACAACAACTACGCCGTGAACGACAAAGTCATCACGGACGCGACCGAGGACATCCTTCGGAACCAGAACCCGGACGTCGTCTTCGTCTACTTCGGAGAGACCGACGAGATGGGGCACTCCTACGGCGCCGCCAGCCAGAAGTACCTGGACGCCATCGCCGTCCAGGACGGCTACCTCGGCCGCCTCGTCGCCGCGATCAAGGCCCGCACGTCGTACGCCACCGAGCGCTGGACGGTCATCGTCACCACCGACCACGGCCACACCGACGCCGGCGGCCACGGCGGCTCCTCCATCGAGGAGCGCCGCACCTTCGTCCTCGCGCAAGGGCCCGGCATCGCCGCCGGCGCCCGCCCCATCGACACCCGCCTCGTCGACGTCGCAGCCACCGTCTTCCACCAGCTCGGCATCGCGCCCGACCCCTCCTGGGGCCTGGACGGCAAGCCGATCCAGCAGCGCTCGACCGACCCCTTCGACGCGCTGCACTCCTCCCTCACCGGCCGCGTCGACGAGACCGGCATCCCCGCCGGCGTCCTCGGCTTCACCCACACCGCGCCCGGCGGCTGGTCCGTCATCAACAACGCCATGGGCACCGGCGGCATGACCGAGTGGCGCGGCTGGGCCTTCGCCACCGACGAGTTCTGGTCCCGCACCCAGCGAGACCAGTCCCGCGAACTCAACATCCGCTCCCGAGGCGTCTTCGCCGTCGCCGACTCCGACGAGTGGGCCGACAAGACGTTCTCCGGTACGTACGACTCGACGCTGGTCACCCCCGCGTACAGCGTCTCCGGAGCGGCCCGCGTCACGCTGGACTTCACCACCTTCTACCGCCAGGAGGGCAGCCAGACCGCCCAGGTCCTGGCCTCCTTCAACGGCGGCACGCCGACCGTCGTCAAGAGCTACACCTCCGACGTGATCTCCCAGCCGCAGTCGCTCACCGTGAACGTCCCCGCCGGGGCGTCCAGCGTGAGCTTCCGCTTCCGCTACACCGGTTCCAACAACTGGTACTGGGTGATCGACGGGGTCAAGATCGCCACTTCCTGATTAGTCTGGGGGCGTCGCCACAGTGCTGTCGCGGCGCCCCCAGCACACCGCACGATTTCTGTACGGCAGGAGTCCCCGCACATGGCAGAGCGCAAGCCGATCGAATCCTGGCTCACGGACATGGACGGCGTCCTCATCCACGAGGGCGTCCCGATCCCCGGCGCGGACGCGTTCATCAAGAAGCTGCGGGAGACCGGGAAGCCCTTCCTGGTCCTCACGAACAACTCGATCTACACCGCCCGCGACCTGCACGCCCGCCTCGCTCGTATGGGCCTGGACGTGCCCGTGGAGAACATCTGGACCTCGGCGCTCGCCACCGCCCGGTTCCTCGACGACCAGCGCCCCGGCGGCACCGCCTACGTCATCGGCGAGGCCGGCCTGACCACCGCGCTGCACGACATCGGCTACGTCCTCACCGACCACGACCCCGACTACGTGGTCCTCGGCGAGACCCGGACGTACTCCTTCGAGGCCATGACCAAGGCCGTCCGGCTCATCAACGCGGGCGCCCGGTTCATCTGCACCAACCCCGACGAGACCGGCCCCTCGCTCGAAGGCCCGCTGCCCGCCACGGGCTCGGTCGCCGCGCTGATCACCAAGGCCACCGGCAAGGACCCGTACTTCGCGGGCAAGCCCAACCCGCTGATGATGCGGACCGGCCTCAACGCGATCGGTGCCCACTCCGAGTCCAGCGCCATGATCGGCGACCGGATGGACACCGACATCCTGGCCGGTCTGGAGGCGGGGATGCAGACCTTCCTGGTCCTGACCGGTCTGACGACGTACGCGGAGATCGACCGCTTCCCCTACCGCCCCTCCAAGATCGTCGACTCGATCGCCGACCTCGTGGACCGCGTGTAACCGCCGGTCGGCCCCGGGGCGTGCCCCGGTCGGGCCCCTGCGGATGCGAAACGACCGGAACCGGGTGAACCTTCCACTACCAGGAGGTCACGATGCGTTCAGGTTCCATTGCTCTCCGTGCCGCAGGGGCGGCCGTCATCCTGGTACTGGCACCCACGGCCGGTACCGCCTTTGCCGGTGACGGTGTCAAGGTCACCGTCACCCCGTCCACCGCCAAGCCCGGCGCCGATGTCGACGTCCGTGTCCAGGGCTGCAAGGGCACCACCGGCGCCGCCAGGTCCCACGCGTTCGTCGCCGACGCCGAGCTCACCGGCCGTGACGGGGGCGAGTACGTCCTCTTCGGCGACACCACGGTCAAGTCGGGTCTTCAGAAGGGCACGTACAAGGTCAGCGTCACCTGCGACGGCCGGGACCACCGTGACGTCGGCGTGGTCCACGTCGAGAAGCACAGGCCGGAGCCGACCCACGAGGCCACGCTCGAGCCGATCCACCGGCCGACGTACCACCCGAGCCCCGTGGCCCCGGTCCGGGCCGGCGGCGGAGGCGCGGCCCTGGCGGTCCCGGTGCCCGCTGCACCTGGAGTCGCGCAGACCACGTCCGAGAGCGGCCTCGGCACCCCGTACACCCTCGTCGGCCTCGGCATGGCCGCGATCGCCGCCGTGGCCGTCGCCTTCCGCAGCGCGCGCCGCCGCCGCACGGGCACGACGCCGGGCGCGGACTGACCGTGTCCGAGGCGAGCCGCCCGGCCGGCACCGGTCGGATGCTGACCGGCGTGGCCTGGGCCCTCCTGCTCCTGGGCCTCTGGCTCTGGGGCCGCGAGATCACCGAAGGGCCGGGCGGCACCTCGGCCCCGACCACCGGTGACATGGCCGCGGTCGGCCGCCCGCTCGGCGCCCCGCTGCCCCCGGCACACCGCCCCCTGCTCCCCGCCGAGCCGCGCCGGGTCGAGATCCCCTCCCTCGGCATCGCCGCGCCGGTCGTCGGACGCGGCCTGGACGCCACGGGCGCGGTGGACCCGCCGCCCTTCGAGATGCCCCACACGGTCGGCTGGTTCCGCACCGGCACCCGGCCGGGCGCCGAGGGCGCGGCTCTCCTCGTCGGCCACGTCGACACCGCGACCAAGCCCGCCGTCTTCTACGGCCTGAGCTCCGCCCGCCCCGGTGAGACGGTCAACGTGACCCGGACCGACGGCACGGTCGCCGAGTTCACCATCGACGACGTCCAGGTCTTCCCCCGGGAGCGCTTCGACGCCCGGAAGGTGTACGGGCAGCGCCAGGCCGACCGGGCCGAACTGCGTCTGATCACCTGCGGCGGCACCTTCGACCGCAAGACCGGCGCGTACACGGCGAACGTCGTCGTCTCCGCGTACCTCACCGGCACGGGCAAGGCCTGACGCACAGGTAAGGCCTGACGCACGGGCAGCACCCGGCACATGGCCAGGGCTTGGCGCCCGGGCAGGGCCTGGGAAGCGGAGCAGCCGCCGCCAGGCCCGGCCGGCGGACCACGTCCCGCGCGCCCGACGGCCGGGCCGGTCCTCGACCACGGGCGCACGGGCTGCGGGAGAAGCCCGGCGCCGCCGCGGGAGGTTCGGGTTCCGCAACTGTAGAACGGGCTTCCGGTCCCGGCCCAGACCTCCTTTGTGCCACGATTGTCCTGACCGGTTCCGTACGGTTCCGTACACCCAAGGGGGAGTGGATGTACGCACATCGCACCGGACGTGCCCGCCTGGCCTGCGCCGCGCCGCTGGCCGCGGCTCTGCTGCTGTCGGCGTGCACGTCGTCCGGCGGCGGCTCAGGGGACGGTGGGGACAAGGGCACCGCACCGCCGTCCGGCACCCAGCAGCCGAAGGAGACGGACCCTTTCTGGGTCAACCCGCAGGGCAAGGCGGCCAGGCAGCTCGCCGCGTACACGAAGGCGGGCCGCGCCGCGGACGCCGAACTCGTCGAGAAGATCGCCTCCCAGCCGGCCGGCGAATGGGTCGGCACGGAGCGGCCCGAGGACGAGGCCAGGGCGCTGACCGAGGCCGCCCACAAGGCCGACCGGGAGGCGCTGCTCGTCCTCTACAACATCCCGCACCGCGACTGCGGCCAGCACTCCGCGGGCGGCGCGGCCGACGCCGGCGCCTACCGCGAGTGGGTCGAGAAGGTCGCCCGGGGCATCGGGGAGCGGCGCGCCACCGTCGTCCTGGAGCCGGACGCGGTGATGCACATGGTCGACGGCTGCACCGAGCAGCAGTACCACGAGGAGCGGTACGAGCTCCTGAAGGGCGCCGTCCAGCGGCTGAAGCGCCGGCCCGGCGTCACTGTCTACCTGGACGCGGGGAACGCCGGCTGGGGCAAGCCGGAGGAGATCTTCGAGCCGCTGCGGCGCGCGGGCGTCGGGGACGCCGACGGCTTCGCGGTCAACGTCTCCAACTTCCAGACCACCGAGGCGAGTACGGCCTACGGCACGCAATTGTCGGACCGGATCGGCGGCAAGCCCTTCGTCGTCGACACCAGCCGCAACGGCAACGGCCCCTACACCGAGGGCGATCCGCGGGAGAACTGGTGCAACCCGCCCGGCCGCGCGCTCGGCGAGCCCCCGACCGTCCGCACCGCCGACCCGCTGGTCAAGGCCTATCTGTGGATCAAGCGGCCGGGCGAGTCGGACGGTGACTGCAAGGGCGGTCCGAAGGCGGGGGAGTGGTTCGAGCAGTACGCGCTCGACCTGGCCCGCGGCGCCGAGTAGGGCCGTCGGGGCGGTCAGGAACGGTCGGGCCGGTGGGGACCGGTCAGGGCACCTCCACCCAGCGGGCTTCGGAGGGGGTGCCCCGCGCGTCCGTCACGAAGAGCATGTACCAGCCGGACGGGACCAGCGCGCGGTTCTTCGGCACCCCGAGCTCGACCCGGCCGGCCGTCTTCTTGAGCGTCAGGGCGATCGTGCGCTGGTCGACGTCGGTGACATGGGTGACGGCGCTCGGCCGGATCAGCTTCGCGGAGGTGATCGCCGCGGACTGCTGCGTACGGAACACCCCTGTGGTCCCACGGGCGATCCTGCGCGGCCCTTCGCCGAGTTCGGGCCTGCCGCCGTCCCGGTAGAGATAGGGCGGGGTCCAGAGCTCGATGCGCTGCTCGAAGACGCCGGGCCGGGTGTTCGCCGGGTCGGAGAAGAGCGAGTCCGAGCCGAAGATCATGACCCTGCCGTCGGGGAGCAGCAGCGAGCCCGAGTGGTAGTTGCGGCCCACCCTCGGGTCGGCGACGCGCTTGTACGTACCGGTCCTCGGGTCGTACGTCCGCGCCTGGAGGATGTCGGACCCGCCGCGCCCCCGGTAGTCCTCCGAGCCGCCGGTGACGAACACGGTGTCGTCCGGGAGCAGTGAGGCGCTGGGGTAGCGGGTGCCCTTCTCCAGGACGGCGCCGTCACGGAAGCGCGGGTCGGCGGCCTTGAGGTCGACGAGCCGGGTCTTCGCGCTGGCCTTGTCGGACTCACCGACCCCGCCGCCGCCGATCACCATGAACCGCTGGTCCTGGGCGGGCGGCAGCATCACGGTCGCGGAGGTCTCCATGCGGTCGGGGTCGCTCAGCCCGGGGACCTTGGTGAAGGTGTTGGTGCCCAGGTCCCAGATCCCGGGGTCGCGGCCGACGTCGGCCGGCCCGTAGCCGGCGTTCGAACCCGAGTAGAAGAGCTTCCCGTTCGACATCAGGAAGATCGCCGGGTACGTCGGGAAGCGCCGCTCGGTCCCGGTGTACGTCCACTTCTTCGTCCTCGGGTCGTAGATCTCGTCCTTGCCGGGCACGATCTGCCCGATCTCGTCGAGCCCGGAGAGGGCGAGGACCCGGCCGTCCTTCAGCGTGGTCAGCGTGGGGTACCAGCGGGCCTCGTTCATCGGGTCGACGGTCACGTACTTCTCGGCGACCGGATCGAACTCGTAGGCCTCCCTGATTCCCTGGAAGTCCTTCTTGTCCAGGGCGAGTTTCTGCGCGATGCCGTACACGTTGCGGGCGTCGGAGCCCTTCATGCCGGCCACCCGGTAGTTGTCCTCGGTGCCGGTCTCGTACGCCTTCCCGGACCGCTCGGCCTCGACGTAGATCCGGCCGAGGCCGGGGGTGTTGTGGAGGAACCGCCCGGTGTTCCTGTCGAAGACCTTGGTGGCCCGCTCGACCAGGACGGGGTCCTTGGAGACGAAGGTCTTGCCGTTCGCCTTGCCGGTGAAGCGGGTTCCGGCGGGCAGGGTGATCGGCTTGTCGGGGTCCTCGTTGTGGACGATCATCAGGCCGCCGGCCTTGGTGACATCGCCCTCCAGCTTCTCGTACCGCTTCGTGCCGCCCGCCACCAGCAGCTTCCCGTCCGGGAGTTGGGTGTGCCCGGCGCAGAACATGTCCTTCGGGGTCGGGATCTTCTTGAAGTTCCCGGTCTTCGGATCCCACAGCACCGACTCGAACTTCTTCGCGTCGAAGTTCTTCTGGTTGTTCCCCGAACCCGCGATCAGCAGCACCTTCCCGGTGTGCAGCAGGGCCGCGTGGATGGCGTTGACCCGGAAGTCGGCGGGCACGTCGAGAAAGTCCCAGTGCCCGCTCGAAGCCTTGTACTCGGGCCGGTCGATCGCGTACTCGTGATACCGCTCCGAGCCGAACCGCCACAGCGCCGGCCCGTTCATCCCGGCGACCGCGACGACCACCGCGGCCCCGATCGCCACCCGTCGGAACCGGTTGCGACGCGCGTTGGCGATCATTCGCTACGCCCTCCCGGCACACTCTCCATGGGCTGCTGCGGGGCCTCGGCCCAGCGGGGCCGCTGCGCCGGTACGTGGAAGGGTGCGGCCGGCGCCTCGGCGCGCCGCCGCCGCTCGGCGCGGATGCCGTACCGCCAGGCGAGGATCGGCGCGGCCGTGATCAGCAGCGCCAGCGAGGCCCAGGTGATCATCGCGGGGTGGTCGTGCCCGAAGTAGAACGAGGAGGCGAGCGAACCCCCGAAGACGACGATGAAGAAGAGATGGATCCGGAAGGTGCCGAAGAGGGTGTCGGGGCTGGAGGAGTCGCCCTTGGGCGTCACCACGAAGGAGCTCTTGCGCCGCAGCACCGCGTCCATCAGCGAGCGGGCGTAGATCGGCGCGGAGAGCGCGGACATCGCCATCCCGGCCAGGCCGCCGGACCCCTCGGGCTCGTGCGGCGAGACGTTGTGGCGCCGGTTCCAGATGTAGAGCCCGATCTGGAGCGCGGAGGCGTTGCCGTACAGCATCATCCACATCGCCGGGTCGATCTGGACGCCCGAGGCGCCCATGCCCAGGAAGAGCGCGCAGCTCAGCGCGGCCAGGATCCAGTTCAGCGCCGACATCGGATAGAAGATGATCATCATCGTGTAGTTGAAGAGCTTGCCGGGCGGCAGCGTCCCGAAGCCCTTCCAGTACTGCTTGAGGATCGTCTCGTACGTGCCACGGGACCAGCGCAGCTGCTGGGTGAAGAAGTCGGTCCAGGCGGTCGGGCCCTCGCCGACGGCGAGCACGTCGGGCGTGTACACCGAGCGCCATTTGCGGCCCGTGGCGGGGTTGCGGTGCCGGTGCATCTCGAATCCGGTCGCCATGTCCTCGGTGATCGAGTCGTACAGCCCGCCGATCTGCTTGAGCGCCCGGATCCGTACGGCGTTGGAGGTGCCGACGAACATCGGTGCGCCGTAGCGGTTGCCGGCGCGCTGGATCAGGGCGTGGAAGAGGAACTGCTGGGACTCGGCGGCCTTGGTGACGAAGGTGTCGTAGTTGCCGTAGACCTGCGGTCCGATGACGAAGCCGACGTCCGGGTCGCGGAACCAACCCAGCATCCGCTCCAGGTAGTTGGGGAGCGGGACGTGGTCGGTGTCGACGGAGGCGAAGAAGTCGTAGTCGTCGCCGTGCGCCTGCAGCCAGGCGTTGTAGTTGCCGTGCTTGGTCTTCGCGCGGTGCGGCCCCTCGGACTGGTTCCAGGCGGGGACGCCCTTGCGGGAGAAGTGGCGGACGCCGAGCCGGGCGCAGACCGCCTTGACCTCGGAGTCGTCCCCCTCGTCGAGCAGCCAGACGTGCATGGGCCCGCGGTGGCGGATCTTCACGGCCGCCCGGAGGGTCTTCGTCACCATGGCGAGGGGTTCCTTGCCCGGGACGAAGGAGGTGAGGAAGGCGACGCGCGTGCCGGCCTCCGGGACCACCGGGACCGGGTCGCGGGCGACCAGGGTCGCGTGCGCGTTCGACAGGACGTTCATGGTGCGGAAGAGCTCGATCAGGCCGATCGACACCAGCATCACGATGTCGAGGGCGCGGAGCAGGTCGTTGTCGAGGTTCGGATCCCGCTCGGTCCAGTGCTGAGGCTGCATCAGCCAGACGAACAGGCCCAGCGAGACGAGCGGCGCGGCGCCGAGCAGGAGCGCGGCGCGCAGCCGGTGCGGCTCCTGGGAGAGCAGGGAGCGGTAGCGCACCCGGTAGGGCTCGCGCGGATCGGGCTCGGTCAGTGGCCCGGCGAGCCGGCTGTAGTGGTCGTAGTCGTAGCGTGGCAGTGTCGTCACGGAACGGAGCCGAGTGCCCCCGGCGGGCGTCCATGCAGACGTCATGAGTCCATCCCCCCGTGCGCGGCCGCGGGCGGGGCCCCCACCCCGCACTCGACGCGACCATGCGTCGCCCCCAACCCCCCAGGGACCAAGCCAGAGTCCACGACCTCGCTTCTTGATCGCAAGGGCGAAACAAGCTGTTTACCGCCCAAAGTCGGGCGCTCTGGTTCTGCTGTGACGAAAGGGATGCCGCAGGCTCATGGGACGACCGAGGCCCCCTCACCGATGGTGAGGGGGCCTCGATTCCGCGTGCGCCGCCAGGGACTCGAACCCCGGACCCGCTGATTAAGAGTCAGCTGCTCTAACCAACTGAGCTAGCGGCGCTTGCTGACCTGCGTAACTCTACCCGACGTCCGGGGGTGCTTCCGACCATTACCGATCGCTCTCGGCCTGTCGGATGGTCGTATCAGGCCTTCGATCCGTCAAAATGCGATTTGTCCGGACAGTTGAGACACTGGCGCCCGTGCATCAGCGCCAAAAGATCTTGACGAGTGTGGAGGGGAATCGCATGAGCCTTCCGGTCTTCGAGGAGTTCGAGCCCGCGGCCGACTGCGGCTGCGCGGGCTGCGCCCGGCAGCGGCGCGATCGTGTCCTTGGCCTGCCCGTACGGGCAGGCGGCCACCCGGCGGGGCACGGAGCGCGCCGCGCGCTGGTCCTGGTGACGGCAGCGGGCATGGCCCTGGGGGGAGGGGGCGCGTCGGCGATGGCGGCGGGGGCGGTGGGGCTTGTGGTGGATACGACGGGCGGGCAGGTGGGCCTTGCGGCGGACAGGGCGTCGGTGCCGGGGCCCGACACGCCCCAGGGTGATGCGGGCCCGCTGCACGGCGGAGCGCACGGGCCCGGTCCCGGCTCCGGCTCTGGTTCCGGTCCGCAGCCCCCGCCCGGCGCCACCCCGACGACAGATCAGGCCTCCGCCCAGTCCCTGCGGAAGACCACTCGCGCCGAGATCATCAACCGCGCCAAGCGGTGGGTGAGCGCGCAGGTCCCGTACTCGATGGAGAAGTACTGGTCCGACGGCTACCGCCAGGACTGCTCCGGCTACATCTCGATGGCGTGGAACCTGCGCGCCAACGAGTGGACCGGCAGCCTGGACAGCTTCGCCGAACGGATCGACCGTACGGATCTCCAGCCCGGCGACATCCTTCTCTTCCACAACCCGGCCGATCCGACCAGGGGCTCGCACGTCACGCTCTTCGGCGGGTGGACGGACTACACCCACACGTCGTACATCGCGTACGAGCAGACCAAGCCGCGCACGCGCCGGCAGGCCACGCCGCTCGCGTACTGGGTCAACGCGGACCGCTATGTGGCGTACCGCTACAAGGCCGTGGCCGGTGGCGGCAGGGGTGGTGGCGTGTCCACGACCGCGGCGCCCCAGCCGGCCGCCGGCGCCGTCGCGACCGCGGCCCCGTATCCGGGCGAGCCGATGTTCGGCGTCGGGGCGAACAACGCGTACGTCACCCAGCTCGGGCGGCTGCTGATCGCGCGGGGTGCCAAGCAGTACTACAGCCAGGGCCCCGGTCCGCGCTGGGGCGAGGCGGACCGCCGGGCGACCCAGGAGTTCCAGCGGGCGCAGGGCTGGAAGGGCAAGGAGGCGGACGGGCTGCCGGGGCCGCAGACGTGGCGACTGCTGGTGTCGGGCCAAGGCCGGAGCATCGGCGGTTCGAGTGGTTCGGGCGGTCCGAGCGTAGATGTGCAGGGGTTCCCCGGGCGTGGCTGCTTCCGTCCGGGCCAATCCAGCGCATATGTGGAGAAGCTGGGCAAGCAGCTGGTGAAGCGGGGCTACGGCAAGCACTACCTGTCGGGTCCCGGTCCGCGCTGGGGCGAGGCGGACCGTCGCAATGTCGAGGCGTTCCAGCGGGCACAGGGATGGCGCGGCTCCGCGGCCGACGGCTACCCGGGCCCGGAGACCTGGCGGCGCCTGTTCCGATGACCCCGAGAACATGAGGTGGATCCCATGACCCGTTCGACCCCAAACCCCGACTCGGGCGCGGCGGCGAGCCGCGACGCGGCCCGGTCGGCGATCCGCCTGACGGACGAGTCCCGCCCACCGAGACGGCACCCGTCGGACGCCTCCCGCCACGGCCCGACGCCGGGGGCGGGCGGGGGCGGTGACGGTTCCGCCGCGGCGCCGGGCGGGGGCGGTCCCGTTGCCTCGGCCCCGGCGGGGCGCATGGACGGCGTCGCCGTCGAGGAACGGACGAACGCCGGGCCGGTCCCGTCGGCCGCATCCGTGAGCGGGGTCGGTGACCCCGAGGGCCCGAAGAACGGGACCGCGGGGAGCGGAGCCCCGAACGCGTCGACGACCCTCGAGGGTGCGGTCGGAGTGGGCCAGGACAACCGTCCAGGTTCGCCGGTCGCGTCGACGGCGGCGGGTGGGTTGGACGCGGGTTCCGGCGGGTCGGCTGCCGCCGGTGGTGCGGCGGGGGTCGGCTCGGACGACCGGCCTGGCTCTCCCGCCGGCGCGGCGGGTGCCCCGCACACGTCCGCCGGCGCGGGCAATCGGCCCGGTTCGCCTGTGGCTTCGGCGACCTCGTCGGGTGCGCCGACGGCGGCGGGTGGGTTGGACGCGGGTTCCGGCGGGTCGGCTGCCGCCGGTGGTGCGGCGGGGGTCGGTCCGGACGACCGGCCTGGCTCTCCCGCCGGCGCGGCGGGTGCTCCGCACACGTCCGCCGGCGCGGGCAATCGGCCCGGTTCGCCTGTGGCTTCGGCGACCCTCTCGGGCGCGTCGACGGCGGCGGGTGGGTTGGACGCGGGTTCCGGCGGGTCGGCTGCCGCCGGTGGTGCGGCGGGGGTCGGTCCGGACAACAGGCCTGGCTCTCCCGCCGGCGCGGCGGGTGCCCCGCACACGTCCGCCGGCGCGGGCAATCGGCCCGGTTCGCCTGTGGCTTCGGCGACCCTCTCGGGCGCGTCGACGGCGGCGGGTGGCCTGGACACGCGCTCCGGCAGGTCGGCTGCCGCCGGAGATGCGGCCGGGGTCGGCTCGGACAACAGGCCCGGCTCTCCCGCCGGCCCGGCGACCTCGTCGGGTGCGTCGACGGCGGCGGGTGGCCCGGACACGCGCTCCGGCAGGTCGGCTGCCGCCGGAGATGCGGCCGGGGTCGGCTCGGACAACAGGCCCGGCTCTCCCGCCGGCCCGGCGACCTCGTCGGGTGCGTCGACGGCGGCGGGTGGCCCGGACACGCGCTCCGGCAGGTCGGCTGCCGCCGGAGATGCGGCCGGGGTCGGTCCGGACGCCCGGCCCGGTTCTCCCGCCGGCTCGGCGGGTTCGGCGCTCGGGGCGTCGGCCAGGGTGGACGGCTCGGATGTGCCCGGTGGGCCGGGGGCTCGGCCTGACGTGCCTGCCGATTGGCCCGGTTCGCCGTGGGCCTCCCAGGGTTCGTTGACCCCGTCGGGCGGCCCGCAGGCGTCCTCCGGCGCCCACCGGCCCGGCGTGTCGACGACCGGCAGTGGCGTTGCCGGGACGGGCCAGGACAACCGGTCCGGTTCGCCCGCCGCTGTGGCGGGTTCCGTTACGTCGCCAGGCGCGTCGGCCACGCCAACTGGCCCGGGCGGGCGGCCCGGCGGGTCGGCGGCCGCCGGTGGTGCTGCGGGGACCGGTCGGGACGCCCGGCCCGGCTCCGCTGTCCCGCCCACCGCGTCGACCACGCCCGGTGGCCCGGACGAGCGGCCCGGGTCCCCCGACGAGGCGACCACGCCCGGTGGCCCGGCGGGGGCCGGTCCGGGCAACCGGCCAGGTTCGCCCACCGTCCTGCCGGCCGCGGCGGACGGCCCAGGGGCAACGCCCGGCAACCGCCCCGGCGCAGCCAAGCCCGTGGACGACATGCGGCGGATCATCGGGGCCGAAGTCGGCGTCATCGCCGTGCCCGTCGCCGCCGAGGCGCCTGCGGC contains:
- a CDS encoding kelch motif-containing protein, which produces MIANARRNRFRRVAIGAAVVVAVAGMNGPALWRFGSERYHEYAIDRPEYKASSGHWDFLDVPADFRVNAIHAALLHTGKVLLIAGSGNNQKNFDAKKFESVLWDPKTGNFKKIPTPKDMFCAGHTQLPDGKLLVAGGTKRYEKLEGDVTKAGGLMIVHNEDPDKPITLPAGTRFTGKANGKTFVSKDPVLVERATKVFDRNTGRFLHNTPGLGRIYVEAERSGKAYETGTEDNYRVAGMKGSDARNVYGIAQKLALDKKDFQGIREAYEFDPVAEKYVTVDPMNEARWYPTLTTLKDGRVLALSGLDEIGQIVPGKDEIYDPRTKKWTYTGTERRFPTYPAIFLMSNGKLFYSGSNAGYGPADVGRDPGIWDLGTNTFTKVPGLSDPDRMETSATVMLPPAQDQRFMVIGGGGVGESDKASAKTRLVDLKAADPRFRDGAVLEKGTRYPSASLLPDDTVFVTGGSEDYRGRGGSDILQARTYDPRTGTYKRVADPRVGRNYHSGSLLLPDGRVMIFGSDSLFSDPANTRPGVFEQRIELWTPPYLYRDGGRPELGEGPRRIARGTTGVFRTQQSAAITSAKLIRPSAVTHVTDVDQRTIALTLKKTAGRVELGVPKNRALVPSGWYMLFVTDARGTPSEARWVEVP
- a CDS encoding cellulose synthase catalytic subunit gives rise to the protein MTSAWTPAGGTRLRSVTTLPRYDYDHYSRLAGPLTEPDPREPYRVRYRSLLSQEPHRLRAALLLGAAPLVSLGLFVWLMQPQHWTERDPNLDNDLLRALDIVMLVSIGLIELFRTMNVLSNAHATLVARDPVPVVPEAGTRVAFLTSFVPGKEPLAMVTKTLRAAVKIRHRGPMHVWLLDEGDDSEVKAVCARLGVRHFSRKGVPAWNQSEGPHRAKTKHGNYNAWLQAHGDDYDFFASVDTDHVPLPNYLERMLGWFRDPDVGFVIGPQVYGNYDTFVTKAAESQQFLFHALIQRAGNRYGAPMFVGTSNAVRIRALKQIGGLYDSITEDMATGFEMHRHRNPATGRKWRSVYTPDVLAVGEGPTAWTDFFTQQLRWSRGTYETILKQYWKGFGTLPPGKLFNYTMMIIFYPMSALNWILAALSCALFLGMGASGVQIDPAMWMMLYGNASALQIGLYIWNRRHNVSPHEPEGSGGLAGMAMSALSAPIYARSLMDAVLRRKSSFVVTPKGDSSSPDTLFGTFRIHLFFIVVFGGSLASSFYFGHDHPAMITWASLALLITAAPILAWRYGIRAERRRRAEAPAAPFHVPAQRPRWAEAPQQPMESVPGGRSE
- a CDS encoding peptidoglycan-binding protein; this translates as MSLPVFEEFEPAADCGCAGCARQRRDRVLGLPVRAGGHPAGHGARRALVLVTAAGMALGGGGASAMAAGAVGLVVDTTGGQVGLAADRASVPGPDTPQGDAGPLHGGAHGPGPGSGSGSGPQPPPGATPTTDQASAQSLRKTTRAEIINRAKRWVSAQVPYSMEKYWSDGYRQDCSGYISMAWNLRANEWTGSLDSFAERIDRTDLQPGDILLFHNPADPTRGSHVTLFGGWTDYTHTSYIAYEQTKPRTRRQATPLAYWVNADRYVAYRYKAVAGGGRGGGVSTTAAPQPAAGAVATAAPYPGEPMFGVGANNAYVTQLGRLLIARGAKQYYSQGPGPRWGEADRRATQEFQRAQGWKGKEADGLPGPQTWRLLVSGQGRSIGGSSGSGGPSVDVQGFPGRGCFRPGQSSAYVEKLGKQLVKRGYGKHYLSGPGPRWGEADRRNVEAFQRAQGWRGSAADGYPGPETWRRLFR